In Verrucomicrobiia bacterium, one genomic interval encodes:
- a CDS encoding (2Fe-2S)-binding protein, whose amino-acid sequence MDKTISFRVNGQSRTVTTDPERPLLDVLREDLQLTGAKYGCGEGQCRACTVLLNDKSVPSCLTPVAQAEGQNILTIEGLATGGNLHPVQEAFLAEGAFQCGYCTPGMILGVMALLKENPNPSESQIIARMQSHLCRCANYPTIVAAVRRTVNHTGK is encoded by the coding sequence ATGGACAAGACAATAAGTTTCAGGGTCAATGGCCAGTCACGAACCGTGACGACGGACCCGGAGCGGCCATTGCTGGACGTGCTGCGCGAAGACCTGCAATTGACCGGCGCCAAATATGGCTGCGGCGAGGGCCAGTGCCGAGCCTGCACCGTCCTGCTCAATGATAAAAGCGTGCCCTCCTGCCTGACACCCGTGGCCCAAGCCGAAGGCCAAAACATTCTGACCATTGAAGGTCTGGCTACTGGCGGCAACCTTCACCCGGTGCAGGAGGCATTTCTGGCCGAGGGCGCTTTTCAATGCGGCTACTGCACGCCGGGCATGATTCTGGGTGTGATGGCGCTCTTAAAGGAGAATCCCAACCCCAGTGAGAGTCAAATCATCGCGCGCATGCAATCGCATCTGTGCCGATGCGCCAATTACCCCACTATTGTTGCAGCCGTTCGACGCACGGTCAACCACACCGGGAAATGA
- a CDS encoding molybdopterin cofactor-binding domain-containing protein, with protein MKEQIPTDPLDAQAYDEPIERMNYDFGLNRRAFVQVISTGLLVAAGASPALAQRRGFGGAGSISISARVHIAKDGGITVFTGKVEAGQGARAELMLAAAEELCVPASAIELVMADTSVAPDDGITAGSRSTPSTVPAVRRGAAAARELLMALALKRWNVERDAVSISDGKAIHTTTGRALSYADLAASEDAAHLFEQKIPPDVALHPAQSWKALGHSTPRPNGREIVTGAHKYPSDIARPGMLYGKVLRAPAYGAKLVSIDPGPAKALEGVQTVRDDQFVGVVAPTSARASDALEAIAKTAKWERTAHSSSKDLFAQLKAGVHEPLPANPFQQELAEAKHVLRQSFHSAYIQHAPLEPRSALAEWAEGKLTVWTGTQNPFGCRNELARAFHVPEEKVRVVAPDFGGGFGGKHSGEATVEAARLAQAAGRPVLLRWTREEEFTWAYFRPAAVIEIEAGLDGEGSLTSWHFININSGGAALETPYRTGKSHCRFVGSDAPLRQGSYRSLAASANTFARESFMDELAAVAGADPLAYRLKHLENPRLRTVLETAAQRFGWSECVSKKTPNVGVGLACGIDKGGYVAACAEIELERDRKRIRVRRVTQVYDCGAIVNPINLHAQVQGAILMGLGPALREEMRFENGQILNASFGEYQVPRFDDVPQLDIHLVDRPEVESAGAGETPIIAIAPAIANGLVHAGGPRVRQMPIRLPEWETA; from the coding sequence ATGAAAGAGCAAATCCCAACCGATCCTCTGGACGCGCAGGCTTACGATGAGCCCATCGAGCGGATGAACTATGATTTCGGCCTGAACCGGCGCGCGTTTGTTCAGGTGATTAGCACCGGATTGCTGGTTGCCGCCGGCGCTTCCCCGGCCCTGGCGCAGCGGCGCGGCTTTGGCGGGGCGGGTTCGATTAGCATTTCGGCGCGCGTGCACATTGCCAAAGATGGCGGCATTACGGTTTTCACCGGCAAAGTCGAGGCCGGCCAAGGGGCTCGGGCTGAGTTAATGCTGGCCGCAGCGGAGGAATTATGTGTGCCGGCCAGCGCCATTGAATTGGTCATGGCCGATACCAGCGTGGCGCCTGATGACGGCATTACAGCCGGCAGCCGCAGCACGCCTTCGACTGTGCCTGCAGTGCGCCGGGGCGCAGCCGCCGCGCGGGAGTTGCTCATGGCGTTGGCGCTTAAGCGCTGGAATGTCGAACGCGATGCAGTGAGCATCAGCGATGGGAAGGCAATCCACACCACGACTGGGCGGGCGCTTTCATACGCTGACCTTGCGGCAAGCGAGGATGCCGCGCACCTCTTCGAGCAGAAGATTCCACCCGATGTCGCCCTGCACCCCGCTCAGAGTTGGAAAGCCCTCGGGCATTCAACACCCCGGCCAAACGGACGCGAGATCGTCACTGGCGCGCACAAGTACCCGTCGGACATTGCCAGGCCCGGGATGCTCTATGGAAAGGTGCTCCGGGCTCCTGCCTACGGGGCGAAGCTGGTCTCGATCGATCCAGGCCCCGCCAAGGCCTTGGAAGGCGTCCAAACGGTCCGGGATGATCAATTCGTTGGGGTCGTTGCGCCCACCTCGGCCCGCGCGAGTGATGCCTTGGAGGCCATCGCAAAAACAGCCAAATGGGAGCGGACGGCTCACTCATCGAGCAAGGATTTATTCGCTCAGCTCAAAGCGGGCGTTCATGAGCCCCTACCGGCCAACCCCTTTCAACAAGAGCTGGCGGAGGCTAAACACGTGCTGCGGCAGAGCTTTCATTCGGCTTACATCCAGCATGCACCCCTTGAACCCCGTTCCGCGCTCGCCGAATGGGCCGAGGGGAAACTGACCGTCTGGACCGGAACGCAGAATCCATTTGGCTGCCGGAACGAATTGGCGCGTGCGTTTCATGTGCCGGAAGAAAAGGTGCGCGTGGTGGCGCCAGATTTTGGAGGCGGCTTTGGCGGCAAACACAGCGGCGAGGCAACCGTCGAGGCCGCCCGATTGGCGCAAGCAGCGGGCCGCCCGGTGTTGTTGCGCTGGACCCGCGAGGAGGAGTTTACCTGGGCCTATTTTCGTCCAGCGGCGGTCATTGAGATTGAGGCCGGCCTGGACGGGGAAGGTTCTCTTACTTCCTGGCATTTCATCAATATCAATTCCGGCGGCGCCGCCCTCGAAACGCCTTACCGGACCGGGAAGAGCCACTGCCGGTTTGTTGGTTCTGATGCGCCGTTGCGCCAGGGCTCTTACCGCTCGCTTGCTGCCTCGGCCAACACCTTCGCGCGAGAAAGTTTCATGGACGAACTGGCGGCAGTCGCCGGCGCCGATCCTCTCGCCTACCGGCTCAAACACTTGGAAAATCCGCGCCTGCGCACGGTATTGGAAACCGCCGCCCAGCGGTTCGGCTGGAGTGAATGCGTCTCGAAGAAGACTCCTAATGTGGGCGTCGGCCTGGCCTGCGGAATAGACAAAGGCGGCTACGTCGCCGCGTGCGCCGAGATCGAGCTGGAGCGCGATCGAAAACGCATCCGGGTCCGGCGGGTGACGCAGGTCTATGATTGCGGCGCGATTGTGAACCCAATCAATTTGCATGCGCAGGTGCAGGGGGCGATTCTCATGGGCTTGGGCCCGGCTTTGCGCGAGGAGATGCGATTCGAGAACGGGCAGATTCTGAATGCCTCCTTCGGCGAGTACCAGGTGCCCCGGTTCGATGATGTGCCCCAATTGGACATTCACCTGGTGGATCGGCCCGAGGTCGAGTCAGCTGGGGCGGGCGAGACACCCATCATTGCCATCGCTCCTGCCATCGCCAACGGCTTAGTCCATGCCGGCGGCCCCCGCGTGCGCCAAATGCCCATTCGCTTGCCGGAATGGGAAACCGCCTGA